Part of the Streptomyces sp. NBC_01460 genome, CTGGTCACCCCGGTCACCAGGACGTGGGCCGGGACGAGCGCGTCGGCGTCGCCGGCCATGCGGACCCGGCCGTCGGCGAGCACCAGCAGGTAGTCGCACATGTCCTCCAGCTCGGCCAGGATGTGCGAGGACATCACCACCGTGGTGCCGCGCTCGACCGCCTCCGCCATCAGCAGGGCGCCCATCTCGTCCCGGGCGAGCGGGTCGAGGTCCGCCATCGGCTCGTCGAGCAGCAGCAGGTCGGGCCGCTTGCCGAAGGCCAGCGCGAGGGCGACCCGGGTGCGCTGACCGCCGGAGAGCGTCCCCACGGCGGCGTTCATCGGCACATCGCCCGAGCGCACGATGCGCTCCGCCGCCTCCGCGTCCCAGCCGGGGTTGAGCTCGCTGCCGATCCGCAGGGTCTCCGCCACGCTGAACCGCTTGAACATCGGCTTGTCCTGACCGAGGAACGCGAACCTCGGCATCACCCCGGGGTCGTCCACCGGTACGCCGAACACCCGCAGTTCGCCGCGCGTCGGTCTCATCTGACGCGATGCCAGGCCCAGCAGGGTGCTCTTGCCCGCCCCGTTGGGTCCGACGAGGCCGCAGATCCTTCCGGCCGGCAGCCGGAAGGAGCAGTCACTCAGCGCCCATCCGCGCCGGTAGCGCTTGCCCAGCCCGGAGGCCTCCAGGGCCCATGTGCCCGCATCACCGACGGGGTTGACCGTCCCTGCCACGCGCCTCACCTCAATTCCATTAGTCAATTAATGGAATCATGGTCATGCGGGGACATGCCTGTCAAGCACGAGCTCCGGGGCCCACACCCTTCGCGGTGCGGACCCCGGAGCTCGGGTGCTTCCTGTGACCGGCCTCCCGCCGGGTCTACTCCGGCAGGGAGTGGAACTCCCTGCGGAGGGCGACGATGCCGTCGCCCTCCCGCGTCGGATGGACCCGGTTGGTGAGCAGCACCGCGTAGCGACCCGTGCCGGGATCGACCCAGATGCTCGTCCCGGTGAAGCCGGTGTGGCCGTACGCGGCGGGGCCGAAGGACGGGCCGACGGGGGAGCCGGCCGGGTCCTGGCCCTGCCAGGCGAGGGTGCGGCGGAGGTTCAGCCCGTCGGTGTGCGGGGCGGTCATCAGGGCGTAGGTCTCCGGGCGCAGCAGCTCGCGGGCCCCGCCCGCCAGGGAGACGGCGAGCCGCTCCATGTCGGCGAGGGTGGCGAACAGCCCCGCGTGGCCGGCGACACCGCCGAGCACGGCGGCGTTCTCGTCGTGCACCTCGCCCGCGACGGTCCTTCCCCGCCAGGCGCACCGCTCGGTCGCGACGGCACGCTCCCGGTCGGCGGCGCCCGGGGCGAAGCCGGTGTCCCTCAGGCCGAGCGGCGCGCACACCAGCTCGGCCACCAGGGTGTCCAGCCCCTGCCCGCCCGCCTGTTCGGCGATGAGGCCGAGCAGCATGAAGCCCTGGGAGGAGTACGTGACCCGCTCGCCGGGCGCCGCGAGCAGCGGCAGTGTGCCGAGGGCGGCGAGCAGCGACTCCCGGGTGCCGTGGTCGCGGTACATCGGCACCCCGCCGGGCAGGCCCGAGGTGTGGGCGAGGAGGCCGGTGACGGTCAGGCCCGCCTTGTCGGTGCCCCGGTAGCGGGGGAGGAGGTCCCCCACCGTGGCGGTCAGGGACAGTGCGCCGCGCTCGGCGAGTGCCATGACGACCAGGCCGATGACAGGCTTGGTGACGGAGGCGAGGTCCCACAGGTCGGTGCCGTCCAGCTCCGCCCCGTCCCAGCTCCTGGTGCCCAGTGACCCCCGGTCCACGGGGCCGTGAGCGGAACCCACCGACCAGGCGGCACCCGAGTAGAGGCGCCGCGCCCTGCCCTCGGCCAGCAGTGCGGCACGCCCGCCCGCGCCCGTCACCTCCGGGATCCCGGCGCTCACAGGCCCACGCCCGGGGTGCCGGTGTCGCCGTCGCGGGCCACCGTGAGGCGGGCCCGTCCGCCGGATCCCGGTCCCGTGGAGACCACGCCCGCGGCGGCCCGGACCATCGGGCCGTAGAGCTCGACAGCCGCCCGGTCCAGGGTGAAGACCAGGCCGGTCAGCGCCAGGGCCCCGACGACCCGGCCCTCCTCGTCCCGTACCGCCGCGGCGACCGCGCGCCGGTCCTCCCGCTCGTACTGGTCGT contains:
- a CDS encoding serine hydrolase domain-containing protein, which gives rise to MSAGIPEVTGAGGRAALLAEGRARRLYSGAAWSVGSAHGPVDRGSLGTRSWDGAELDGTDLWDLASVTKPVIGLVVMALAERGALSLTATVGDLLPRYRGTDKAGLTVTGLLAHTSGLPGGVPMYRDHGTRESLLAALGTLPLLAAPGERVTYSSQGFMLLGLIAEQAGGQGLDTLVAELVCAPLGLRDTGFAPGAADRERAVATERCAWRGRTVAGEVHDENAAVLGGVAGHAGLFATLADMERLAVSLAGGARELLRPETYALMTAPHTDGLNLRRTLAWQGQDPAGSPVGPSFGPAAYGHTGFTGTSIWVDPGTGRYAVLLTNRVHPTREGDGIVALRREFHSLPE
- a CDS encoding ABC transporter ATP-binding protein; protein product: MAGTVNPVGDAGTWALEASGLGKRYRRGWALSDCSFRLPAGRICGLVGPNGAGKSTLLGLASRQMRPTRGELRVFGVPVDDPGVMPRFAFLGQDKPMFKRFSVAETLRIGSELNPGWDAEAAERIVRSGDVPMNAAVGTLSGGQRTRVALALAFGKRPDLLLLDEPMADLDPLARDEMGALLMAEAVERGTTVVMSSHILAELEDMCDYLLVLADGRVRMAGDADALVPAHVLVTGVTRDGELPAALSAHTVVEKRVQGRQFRAMVRPDGPLSGDWQVAEPSLEEVLLAHLRSPEAPALYTPGAGIETEGTRTA